The following DNA comes from Brassica oleracea var. oleracea cultivar TO1000 chromosome C5, BOL, whole genome shotgun sequence.
AACATGGATTTCAACGTGAATGGAATGCACGTTGCTGGCTGCTACGAGTGCTACCCTATCAATATTTCTATATTAGTTCTACCATATAAACTCTTCCTAATTAATGTATATCCGTGCGCAATGTGTGACTATTACCATGTTGCTATATTTTGTTGTTATTCATCACCACGTTAGAACGTTTTGTTTTTCTTAAAATCTATCTGAATATTATTTTAAAACTTCCAAGAGATGTTCTTATAAAGAGAAAATTTAAAGAGTTTCGTAGCGATCCATTTCACATGTTTTCATAGTCTCATGGATTAGTCCTATATTTGGTTATTTGCCATTTAAACGAGGTAAATTGCGAAATCTATAAACTGAAATAATTTTACAATCTAATAGTGGCGAAGAATAATATTTAACCAAATTACACCGAACCCGAGTACATTCCTAAGACTCTTACTCCCACATCATAGACTATTCTAAAATCATGGAGCAAATAGCATTTGACTATACCAGAAATTCTGAAACCTACTAAAATGCTAAATGATAGAAGCATGACCAATGGTCGAAACCTTGGCCTGATCTCTAAATAGACGGTAGACACTACAATGGCCCATACAGCCAATAAAACAACCTGAAAATAGGTAACAAAGGAAAGAGAGATTCTAGAAGAGGAGGTACTCAAAACTTTGGACGTACAACATTGGCTATGTACTGCTTTGCGACAAAGCGTAGCATTTAGGTTTAATAATCACTAAACACGAACCAGAAGTTTCTGTTCCTTCAATCCCCTTTATGTATATATATGCTCTGGTCTCCTTTCATTACATTAAACATCTCTTTGACCACCTTCTTCTTCTTTGCCAGTTCATTCTTTTTTTTAATACCTAAAAATTATATATAGCGTATAAACTAATTACGTATTCTTGTCTCCCACTCTCTGCCTTCTCCCTTAATATATCCATATTAATTAAAGTTAGGGCAATATAAAGCTGTCTTCAAGTTTCGACGTGTCGTAACATCCTGATCAGTTTCTGCCAGCGGATCAGACAACAATTCTTTCCCTTTGCATATTCATTAAGGTACACTGCCCACAAAAGTCACTAATACCGATTATGATCATAGCAGTTAAGATTACTGATTGATTAGTGGTAATAGTTAATGTTCTTGGCATTAACTTTGGCGGCGAAACTCATGAACTAAGATATTGTGAATTAATCACATACGTTAGACCATAACCCAATATTAATATATTCCCATCCAGTTTTTTTTTCCCTTTATTGTAAACAACAACAACTAATCTTTATATCTTTCGCAACACTAATATTTGATAATTAGTAGAGGTGATTAGTTTAAGTAGATAGGAAAAAAGATACACACACATACAAATTAAAAGCTAAATAAAAAATCAAGAAGAAGAAAGGCAAACAACAACTGTGAAACACGACTTGGCCACACACACACACTAAAAAAGAAAAAAAAACTAAGCGTTGAAAATTGTGTGTAATTGTTTGTATCGATCGGTTGAGAAGTGCCTCTCTTGTTTTCTGATTTTCTCTCTCTTTTATTGTTCTTTACACATTCTTCTTCTACTTTGTTTTTGTTTTTGTTTTTGTTTTCTCACCTCCTTGTCTCTTCTTCCATGGCCATCGGTGAAAATAAAAGAGGAGATATATATTTAATTTAATATAAATCTTATATTTGCGTAGGTGGTTGATTAATGAAGTTATCGCCTCTGAGTTTCTCAACGCAATCTAGTTTCAGTCACGGCGGAGATGGCTACGACGACGGTGTGGAGTTAAGACCGTCACCATCCACCGGCGGCGCAATGCTGCCGGTTTTTCTCAACGGTTTGACTCGTGATGGAGACTCTGGAAGCGGAAGCAGCTGGGAAAGAGAGCTCGTGGAGGTGACTCTGGAGCTCAACGGCGACGACTCCATCGTCGTCTGCGGAATGTCGGAGGCCACGTCTGATTCTCAGCCGAGATCGGTTAATGTCTCGGGAAGGTTAACGAGGAGTCTATCCACGACGCCGACGAGGATCAGGCAGACGTTCGGGAGGTTACTAAGGTCGGATTCAATGAGACCAACGACTTCTTCAGTCTCCGCGACGGAGACGGGAAGGTTAACGAGGAGTCTATCCACGACGCCTTCGAGGATCAGGCAGACGTTCGGGAGGTTACTGAGGTCGGACTCGACAAGAACAACGACTTCTTCAGCCTCCCGGGAGAGAGATTTGGAGCGTCAGACAGCGACGGAGACGACGGGGAGGTTAACGAGGAGTCTATCGACGGCGTCTTCGAGGATTCGGAAGACGATTGGGAGGTTACTGAGGTCGGACTCGACGGCTTCTAGAGATGTGGAGCGTCAGGGGGCGGCGGGGACAGAGACGCCGATCATGTCCGCGAGGGATATACGGAGGGAAAACGCAATTCTACAGCGATCAACGTCGAGCGCAAAGAGAGCGCTTAAGGGATTACAATTCATCAACAAAACCACGAAAGGAAACAGCTGCAATTGTGATTGCGATTGCGATTGCGATCAGATGTGGAAGAAAGTTGAGAAACGATTCGAATCGCTTTCTAAAGAAGGGTTGCTTGCGCGAGAAGATTTCGGAGAGTGCGTTGGTAAGTTAGATATTAAACCCACAAATTAAAAGAATCTATTACATATAAACAAAACCTGTTTAGATGTCGGAACAAAGACATGTTTAGATGTCGGAACAAAAACTAATTAAGATTTTTTTTTTTTTTTTTTTTAATTTGATAAAAATAAAGGGATGAAGGATTCGAAGGAGTTCGCGGTTAGTGTGTTCGATGCTTTGGCTAGAAGAAGAAGACAGAAGCTGGAGAAGATAACGAGAGATGAACTTCACGATTTCTGGTTACAGATATCTGATCAAAGCTTCGACGCGCGTCTTCAAATCTTCTTCGATATGTACGTTTCTTTCTCTTGTGTTTGTCTTTACGTTTATTAACTTTTGCGGGAATGACGCATTGCAATTTGAAAAAGAAAAAAAAAGCACAAGAAAACAAATGGGTTTGATCCAAGTTCACTTAATTAGCTGATGACTTTAATGATTGACGATAATGTTTATCTGTAATTAGTAGTATCTTTTTCTGTATCCTGAAAAATGCAGATGAGCTCTCTCATCAACTTTGCACTTTTAATAAATTTAGGTTTTTGTGTGTGCTAATATCTAATTGAGTAAATTTTGTTAAATAAAGAAAGTAATTAGCTTTGATCAAAAAAAAAAAAAAAAAAAAAAAAAATCTTTGATTGGAGATTGTTATCTCTTTAGTGAGAGCCTACCGTAATTTCACAGTAATTTTCTACATTTTAGGGAATTATTAAGCATAAATTAAAGATATGTTGCAATAAGATGGGCAAATGCAATTGGATATGTTAGATGAATCATTTAAATCACGTGGTGTTATTAGCCGTTGGATCTGTTAGCTCACGCAATCAACGGTGAAAAGCATTAAGCGAGTTTGACTAATGGGCTGTGGTTTACTTGGTCCAGTAAAACAAACTTTCAACAGATTTTCAAAAAGAAGTTTCCTCTTTTTAGCTGTTTCCCGCATTTAGTTTTCTTGCAAGTGAGATAAACAATAGGCCATGACTCTTAAATCCACCAAATCAGAAAATGGTTTTGCGTTTTTTTTCCCATAATTTTACCAAACATTTAGTTCAACTAACTTTCCCATTTTTCTGCTTTGACAAAACAAAAAAAAACTTTGTTTGTGATATATGCTTCAAATATTATTTTTTCATTAATGATTCTGCTATAGTTTTTGAAATTCTGAGTGTTTTGTCACCAGGGTTGACAGCAATGAAGACGGGAGGATCACTAGTCAAGAAATCAAAGAAGTAATTTCTTTTATAGCATATTAATGCAAACACATGAGTTACTATTACAACAATCAAAAGATCATAGAATAACGTTTATACTTTGCAACACAGCTTCTAATGCTAAGCGCATCAGCAAACAAGTTAGCAAAACTCAAGGAACAAGCAGAAGAGTACGCATCTCTGATCATGGAAGAACTCGATCCAGAGAATCTTGGATACATTGAGGTAAAATAGATAATAATAATAATTAATAATAATAATCAGCAGAGATAATGTAGTCTTTTATCTTCACATACTATCCATGTTTGTTTTGTCGTATCAGTTATGGCAACTCGAGACACTCTTACTTCAGAGAGACGCATACATGAACTACAGTAGACCGCTTAGCACGACAAGCGTTGGAATGAGTGGAATGAGTTCACCAAGACGGAATCTCATTAGACCTCGTCATGTGGTTCGAAAATGTAGACAAACGCTTCAGTGTTTGGTTCTAGATAACTGGCAACGAATATGGGTTCTGTTATTATGGGTCATTCTTATGGCCCTTCTCTTCGTCTGGAAGTTTTTTCAGTACAGAGACAAAGCTGCGTTTAAAGTCATGGGTTATTGTTTAACCACTGCTAAAGGAGCTGCAGAGACTCTCAAGCTCAACATGGCTCTTGTTCTGTTACCTGTTTGTAGAAACACCTTGACTTGGCTGAGATCTACACGCGCTCGAGCTTTTGTTCCTTTTGATGATAACATCAACTTCCATAAGGTAAAAAAATATTCCCTCCATTTCGCCACATTCTTCGCGCATGGATTAATAAAATAATTAAAATGCATTTATGTTTTTATTAATTACCTATGTTTAACAAATAGTATTTTTGAAATAAATAAAATTATTTATAAATCAAACACATTTTGTAATTAATATTAAGATGAAAGTAGTTATAAATTGTACCTGAATTTTTAAAATGATATTTTTTATGTAACAAGAAAAAATATCGACGGGATGAGACAGCTCACTTGGTAAGGACCCTGTGAGCCAATTGTCATGCTCACGGGTTCGACGCCAGGCGGAGGCGAACTGCCCATTCTGTCACCAATGCGGTACTGGGTGTAAGTGGACCGCTGCCTATCCGGACCCAGGGGAATGATCCACGTAAGTGGAGAACCCCTGGATTATCAAAAAAAAAAAAAAAAAAAAAAAAAAAAAAAAAAAAAAAAAAATAGGGAACCCAATTGGGTTTTTGCGTTGAGGGTGCTCTAAGTAACCTTCTTTCACTCTAAGTAATCTGCTTTCTGTCTTGCAGATTATTGCTTGTGCCATAGTGATTGCGATACTTGTTCATGCTGGTACTCATTTGGCGTGTGATTTTCCACGGATTATAAATTCGAGTCCAGCAGATTTTGCATTGATCGCTTCTTACTTCCATGGTGTTAAGCCCACATTCAAAGACCTGATGACAGGTGCAGAAGGAATCACTGGGATCTCTATGGTGATCTTGACAACCATCGCCTTCACATTAGCATCAACTCATTTCAGGAGAAACCGTGTGAGGCTACCTGCACCACTTGATCGGTTAACTGGCTTTAACGCCTTTTGGTACACTCATCACCTTCTAGTGGTTGTCTACATAATGCTCATTGTGCATGGGACCTTCCTATTCTTTGCTGATAAGTGGTATCAAAAAACTGTAAGCAGAAACCTAAATCTCACTTTGCTCTTAAACTTAGATGGTCAAAATGTTACTAAAACCTAAATTAAAACCTCACAGACTTGGATGTACATCTCGGTTCCTCTGGTGGTCTACGTGGCAGAACGAAGTCTGCGAGCTTGTAGGTCCAACCATTACTCTGTCAAAATCCTCAAGGCAAGCCACCTTCACTGAGAAAGTTCTTCTGCCTGATAAAAAAGTGTATGAGTAAACAAAAAAAAAAACATATTCCAAATCTTGATCTCTGCAGGTTTCTATGTTACCTGGGGAAGTACTCAGCTTAATCATGTCAAAGCCTCCTGGATTTAAGTACAAGAGTGGTCAATACATATTCTTGCAGTGTCCAACAATCTCTAGATTTGAATGGTGAGTACTGATGACATATTCATAGTGTTTAGCAAACATCTCGAGAGTTTCACATATAAAGATGTTATACCTAAACCTTCTCCAGGCATCCGTTTTCTATTACCTCTGCGCCAGGAGATGACCAACTTAGTGTTCACATTCGAACACTCGGAGACTGGACAGAGGAGCTACAACGAGTTCTAACAGTGGGTAAAGATCTTTCAACATGCGTGATTGGCCGATCGAAATTCTCTGCCTATGGCAATACTGATTCATCACAGTAAATACCAATACACCTCCTTTGCTTCCCACTACATATTTAGATACTACTTAGTATTAACACGCCTTGTTGATTGATCATGCATTGGACAGACAACCAAAACTATTAGTAGATGGTCCATATGGAGCCCCAGCACAGGACTACAAAAGTTATGATGTCTTGCTCCTAATTGGATTGGGGATAGGAGCTACTCCTTTCATAAGCATACTCAAGGATCTACTGAACAACTCAAGAGAAGAACAAACAGTAAGCCACACTCAGTGCACCAGAAGAAAGATTTTGCACCAAATACATAACATCTCTATACTTGTTCTGGCGCAGGACAATGAATTCAGCAAATCAGATTTCAGCTGGAATAGCAATACATCTTCGTTTACCACAGTAACTCCAAGTTCAACACAAGGAGGGAAAAAGAAAGCAGTGAAGGCTCACTTCTACTGGGTCACAAGGGAGCCTGGATCCGTTGAATGGTTTAGAGGTGTAATGGAGGAAATATCAGACATGGACTGCAGAGTAATAAACATTTCTATTCGTCACCACTTACTTAACCTGTAGTAATTGATCGATAATACTAATATATTAATTCCTTTTTCATTTTTAATCTCGTGAAACAGGAGCAAATTGAGTTGCACAACTACCTTACTAGCGTATATGATGAAGGAGATGCAAGATCAACTCTGATAAAGATGGTCCAGGCTTTGAACCATGCCAAACATGGAGTTGATATTCTATCCGGGACACGGGTAAAAAAAATTCTAATAGATCATCAGACCAAAACATAATGTCCCAATGTTACCAAACCATTAAGAAGATATATCATCATCCATTGTACCAGGTGAGAACACATTTTGCAAGGCCAAACTGGAAGGAAGTCTTCAGTAGCATAGCAAGAAAGCATCCAAATTCAACAGTCGGTAAGTACTACTCTACAATCAGCTGCTAATGAATTAATACCACTGGGCAAATAAAATATAGAACTTGTTTGCTAATACATATCTAGGCCAAGAAGCATTATATGTAAAACTATTGATCTTATTGGTGCAGGAGTGTTTTACTGCGGCATACCAACCGTGGCAA
Coding sequences within:
- the LOC106344092 gene encoding respiratory burst oxidase homolog protein E, with the translated sequence MKLSPLSFSTQSSFSHGGDGYDDGVELRPSPSTGGAMLPVFLNGLTRDGDSGSGSSWERELVEVTLELNGDDSIVVCGMSEATSDSQPRSVNVSGRLTRSLSTTPTRIRQTFGRLLRSDSMRPTTSSVSATETGRLTRSLSTTPSRIRQTFGRLLRSDSTRTTTSSASRERDLERQTATETTGRLTRSLSTASSRIRKTIGRLLRSDSTASRDVERQGAAGTETPIMSARDIRRENAILQRSTSSAKRALKGLQFINKTTKGNSCNCDCDCDCDQMWKKVEKRFESLSKEGLLAREDFGECVGMKDSKEFAVSVFDALARRRRQKLEKITRDELHDFWLQISDQSFDARLQIFFDMVDSNEDGRITSQEIKELLMLSASANKLAKLKEQAEEYASLIMEELDPENLGYIELWQLETLLLQRDAYMNYSRPLSTTSVGMSGMSSPRRNLIRPRHVVRKCRQTLQCLVLDNWQRIWVLLLWVILMALLFVWKFFQYRDKAAFKVMGYCLTTAKGAAETLKLNMALVLLPVCRNTLTWLRSTRARAFVPFDDNINFHKIIACAIVIAILVHAGTHLACDFPRIINSSPADFALIASYFHGVKPTFKDLMTGAEGITGISMVILTTIAFTLASTHFRRNRVRLPAPLDRLTGFNAFWYTHHLLVVVYIMLIVHGTFLFFADKWYQKTTWMYISVPLVVYVAERSLRACRSNHYSVKILKVSMLPGEVLSLIMSKPPGFKYKSGQYIFLQCPTISRFEWHPFSITSAPGDDQLSVHIRTLGDWTEELQRVLTVGKDLSTCVIGRSKFSAYGNTDSSQQPKLLVDGPYGAPAQDYKSYDVLLLIGLGIGATPFISILKDLLNNSREEQTDNEFSKSDFSWNSNTSSFTTVTPSSTQGGKKKAVKAHFYWVTREPGSVEWFRGVMEEISDMDCREQIELHNYLTSVYDEGDARSTLIKMVQALNHAKHGVDILSGTRVRTHFARPNWKEVFSSIARKHPNSTVGVFYCGIPTVAKELKKQAQEISQKTSTRFEFHKEHF